From Diospyros lotus cultivar Yz01 chromosome 4, ASM1463336v1, whole genome shotgun sequence, a single genomic window includes:
- the LOC127800645 gene encoding 3-hydroxy-3-methylglutaryl coenzyme A reductase 2-B-like, with protein MDVRRHPLRQPRPTSAGGGHLKPHHHHPAPPKPSDALPVPLYLTNGIFFTLFFSVAYFLLHRWREKIRNSMPLHVVTLSELAAVVTLIASVIYLLGFFGIDFVQSVLTGRTSHEAWDVDDETAERFILDEDRRRGPCAAAADCSPVPIPPCKVAEQPPQTSEEDEEIVKSVVAGTTPSYSLESKLRDCKRAAAIRREALQRITGKSLAGLPLEGFDYESILGQCCEMPVGYVQIPVGIAGPLLLDGREYSVPMATTEGCLVASTNRGCKAIHLSGGATSVLLRDCMTRAPVVRFAAAARAAELKFFLEDPLNFDTIAHVFNKSSRFARLQGIQCAIAGKNLYMRFSCSTGDAMGMNMVSKGVQNVLDFLLNDFPDMDVIGISGNFCSDKKPAAVNWIEGRGKSVVCEAIIREEVVKKVLKTNVAALVELNMLKNLAGSAIAGALGGFNAHASNIVSAVYIATGQDPAQNVESSHCITMMEAVNDGKDLHVSVTMPSIEVGTIGGGTQLASQSACLNLLGVKGASKEPPGSNSRLLASIVAGSVLAGELSLMSALAAGQLVRSHMKYNRSSQDVTKVPS; from the exons ATGGATGTTCGCCGGCACCCACTCCGTCAGCCCAGGCCGACCTCCGCCGGCGGCGGACATCTCAAgccccaccaccaccaccctGCCCCGCCCAAACCCTCTGACGCGCTCCCCGTGCCTCTCTACCTCACTAACGGCATCTTCTTCACGCTCTTCTTCTCCGTCGCCTACTTCCTCCTCCACCGCTGGCGCGAGAAGATCCGCAACTCCATGCCCCTCCACGTCGTCACGCTCTCCGAGCTCGCCGCCGTCGTAACCCTAATCGCTTCTGTGATCTACCTCCTCGGCTTCTTCGGAATCGACTTCGTCCAGTCCGTCCTCACCGGTCGCACTTCCCACGAGGCATGGGACGTCGACGACGAGACCGCCGAGCGATTCATCCTCGACGAGGACCGCCGCCGGGGCCCTTGTGCCGCTGCCGCCGACTGTTCGCCTGTTCCCATCCCGCCGTGCAAGGTGGCGGAGCAGCCCCCGCAGACGTCCGAGGAGGATGAGGAGATTGTCAAGTCGGTGGTCGCCGGGACGACGCCGTCGTACTCGCTGGAGTCGAAGCTCAGGGACTGCAAGAGAGCGGCGGCGATACGGCGGGAGGCGCTGCAGAGAATAACCGGCAAATCTCTGGCGGGGCTTCCATTAGAGGGGTTCGATTATGAGTCGATTCTGGGGCAATGCTGCGAGATGCCGGTGGGTTACGTGCAGATTCCAGTAGGCATCGCGGGGCCGCTTTTGCTGGACGGGAGGGAGTACTCGGTGCCAATGGCCACGACGGAGGGGTGCCTGGTGGCGAGCACCAACAGGGGCTGCAAGGCCATCCACTTGTCCGGCGGCGCCACCAGCGTCTTGCTCAGGGACTGCATGACCCGGGCCCCAGTAGTCCGGTTTGCGGCCGCGGCCAGGGCCGCAGAGTTGAAGTTCTTCTTGGAAGATCCCTTGAACTTTGACACCATTGCTCATGTTTTCAACAA ATCGAGCAGATTTGCGAGGCTACAAGGCATTCAATGTGCAATTGCTGGGAAGAATCTGTACATGAGGTTTAGCTGCAGCACTGGAGATGCCATGGGGATGAATATGGTCTCTAAAGGAGTCCAAAACGTCCTTGATTTCCTGCTCAATGATTTCCCTGACATGGATGTTATCGGCATTTCCG GAAACTTTTGCTCGGATAAGAAGCCAGCAGCTGTGAACTGGATTGAAGGGCGGGGGAAGTCGGTTGTATGTGAGGCAATCATCAGGGAGGAGGTTGTGAAGAAGGTCTTGAAGACCAACGTGGCTGCGCTGGTGGAGCTTAACATGCTGAAGAACCTCGCCGGCTCTGCCATAGCTGGTGCTCTTGGCGGGTTCAATGCTCACGCCAGCAACATTGTCTCTGCAGTGTACATAGCCACTGGCCAGGACCCTGCTCAGAATGTCGAGAGCTCCCACTGCATCACCATGATGGAAGCCGTTAACGATGGCAAGGACCTTCACGTCTCTGTCACCATGCCTTCCATTGAG GTGGGTACGATTGGAGGTGGCACCCAACTGGCATCCCAGTCGGCTTGCCTGAACCTGCTCGGGGTGAAGGGCGCGAGCAAGGAGCCGCCGGGATCAAACTCGAGGTTATTGGCCTCCATTGTAGCTGGTTCTGTTCTTGCCGGGGAGCTATCCCTAATGTCAGCCCTGGCTGCAGGCCAGCTTGTCAGGAGTCACATGAAGTACAACAGATCCAGCCAAGACGTTACAAAGGTACCATCCTAA